The DNA window ATGGTTACTGACTACAAATACGTCCTGACTGTAGTCGGGGGAACACTCTGCTCTGTGCGTTGTCCTTACAGCCCCTTTGCATGCTCAGACGTAGGTGTAATATGGCCACTTACCCCCGAGCCCTCTGGCTCCTGCGTGCACCGACCCAGGGCGAGGAGATGGGTGTTCAGGCCTTTACCGATCTGGTTGAGGAACGCCACATTAAGAGGAATGCCGAAAAGAGCGTAGAAGACGCAGAACACCTGCCCGGCCATGGTGCTGGGGTACAAGTTCCCGTAACCTGCAGATAAGGAGGGAAGagcattaatgggttaataactcCTAAAAGACCCGCCCTGTAAAGAGAAGCTCCGCCTTTTATTAGTGAATCTTCAGTCAGAATCAGATTTGTCCTTATCAcccggaaaccatcagcaagcggGTTAGCTGCGGCAGCTGCCAATCTCATTATCACAGACGGCTTGTTGGTTATTCAACAGTTAATGACTCAATCAAAGCAAATAAAAGCTCCTTCAATAtctgcttgctgatggtttccaccaGGGCATCAAGTCTACATCAAGCTCCGCCTACATCTTTTTTGATTGGCTTGTAACATCTACTTCTatgaaagctgggtgactgttTCCCATGAGCATCCCTTTAAGGGACCATTGGCTCTGTGCCCAGCCCAGGATTTACCTATTGTAGTGATGACAGTCCCAGCGAAGAAGAAGGAGTTGCTGAAGTCCCAGTTACTGGGGTTCGTGGCATTCCCTTTGGGGTTCAGCCCCTTCTCCCAGGCCTCCATGATGATCTGTAAGAGGTAGAAGAGGAGTCACAGGTGATGATGGAGGGATCGTCTGGTGGATCAGGGGGTATGTAGATGGGGCCCTTCCTAGTGCTGGTTTATGGCCCTGAAGGGCAATCAGTAGGGAAGAGGGGGAGTGGTGCACAGGTCTATATGGAGGGGGAAGAGGACACCATGTGTGGGACCCTCTATTTCATTgattgtcagtagagatgagcgaacagcgttcgatcgagtacatgttcgatcggatatcaggctgttcgagatgtttgattcgagtcgaacaccaggtagcaaactcactaaaaatttgattcccctctcaccttccctggcgctttttctgcaccaataactgcgcaggggaggtgggacaggaactacgacaacggaggcatcggaaaaaaatcagaaaaagtaattggctggctaatccaggtgacctccaatttatacaaatagtggatttaatatctggttcatatgagactgtgaactatgtgactgtgagacagggatagatgtacaggcagagttagctaggggttacctttatttaggggggaatgttactcatccagctctttggggctctatctggtcgggatccctgtcagcttgcgatatgcgggagctgactttttcccctaggaatgcattgaccagcattgattggccgaatgccatacagagtacagcattcggccaatcaacactggttctgccggaggcttgtctgtgaggaggcggagtctaagatcagaccagaatggagactgctgtggaccgatcttagactccgcctcctccggcagaaccagcgttgattggccgaatgctgtactctgctggtcaatgcattcctatgccgagatgtagcagtgctgcccTTGcgttcagcactgctacactggagatgaagcacagctgagtgtgcgctgatgcagcagagctgagtgtgcagcagggttcagcgcatctctgatgcagcagagctgagtgtgcagcagggttcagcgcacactcagctctgcttcatctccagtgtagcagtgctgagcgcaagaccagcactgctacatctcggcataggaatgcattgactagcgttgattggccgaatgccatacagagtacagcatttggccaatcaatgctggttctgccggaggaggcgaagtctaagataagtccacagcagtctccattctggtccgatcttagactccgcctcctcacagaccagcctccggcagaaccagcattaattggccgaatatcgtactctgtatggcattcagccaatcaacgctggtcaatgcattcctatgggaaaaagtcagctcacgcatatcgcatgctgacagggatcctgacgtaatacagtgacttgggcatgttagatgcccccaggcatgcttcccctgatgtCCCAGTTTCATTCAAGaagtgttggcattatttcctggggtgtgatagtggacttggtgaccctcctgagtcgaacagtggtttccccctaaacgagtatttattctccatagactataatggggttcgatgttcgattgaacagtcgagtattgagcggctactcaaatcgaacttcgaacatttcactgttcgctcatctctaattgtcagcTCTGATGGCCGGAGGCCTCTGCAGTGGGACAGGGTAGGTCATAAACATGACTGTCCTGGGCCCTCCTGCTGTGCCATGCCACACACAGACTCCCACTACTCCGAGCAGGTCACACACCCCATCTTTCCACCACTGACTCCATTTTACTTTGGACACCTTGTAGATGGGTCTGACACACCCTCACACCTACACCGTTAGTGTCAGGTTACTAGGACGTGTGTCCACCCGACCGATGGGGAAACAGTAAGGTGCACAACAACCAGTGGCAGTTGTGTAGTGGGTGGAGGGGCAGGGAGCCAGGGAACATCCCTGGAGCTAattgctggctcagtggttaatacCTGCTATCTCTGCTAGTCTGGGGTATCCCAGTGGTTAATGCCTAGCATCTCTGATAGTCAGGGGTGGTGCAGTGGTTAATAACTGCAATCTCTTGCTAGTCTGGAGTGGCTCAGtgattaataagataagataatcctttaatagtcccacattggggaaatttcagcatgttacagcagcataataatacagatacaggataatacacagtaatatattacggaagcagacacacataagctgagaagagaagatatagtaggagtccatagcagctaaagaacagaggaagaaagatggaagacttcatggtcatcgtcataatcattagtttcctgtgcggagtgatcttcgcttggtctgatgtagattatacagcctgattgcagttgggaggaaggacttgtgatagctccttctcacacttggggtgaagcagacggtcacttacagtcccatcagggtcccatacatggggtgggatttgttctcccgcatggaggtcaccacagacagtatccttctgtcacccaccacctgtactgggtccagagggctccccaggacagagctggccctcctgatcagcctgtcaagtctatttctgtccctggttgataaacTGCTcgcccagcaggccacaccgaaaaagatggccgaagcaaccacagagttgaaaaaggccctaagaagtggcccctggactccgaaggccctcagcctcctgagcaggtagagtctgctgtggccctttctgtgcagcgcctccaggtggtcagcccagtctagtttattattgaggagcaaacccaggtacttataggtcctgactataccTAGTATCTCTGGTGGCCTGGGGTGGCGCAGTGGTTAATACCTAATATCTCTGGTGGTCTGGGGTGACGAAGGGgttagtactgatatatatgactCTTGGAGACCTAGGCTGGTTATTAGCCGAGAGAGTAACACTTAATATATCACAGTTTATTTTTAGGGGTTCATAGTGGGGGTCTAGGGCCAGGACATGGGTCTACATCTTCATCTTACTTCATCTGGCAGACAATGACTCTGTCAGGAATCTGAATCTCCGCACTCCCCCCTCTCTGTTCACTGTTCATTCTCTCTGGGCAGCTAGGGGGATTCTGTACAACATCTACATTTGTTACACGACCATCCctttaaggttgctatgcctATCAGTCAAATTTTGGCTGTGTCTGTTGAGCCCATGACATGTTTGGGATGCAGTTCTGTAATATCCAGGGCTGTGGTGGGGTATTGTGACCGGACACTTCCCTTGCTCTGGTGCCTGTGATTATCTTCGTTTTCTGGCTCTTTCTCTGTAGTCACTGCCATGACCTCACTGGTTTCTCTGTTGACCTCCTGATTTTAGCTCATTTaccaggttcacccatctcttacTGATTTGGCTTTACCTGACTCCTCCTGACTTCACCCTGATTTGGACTCTGATGTACCTTTGGGCTGTCTATTACTCTCTTTGCCTGTCATAGCTTTTCTGGTCTTGTCCTGCAGATGTTCCCATTATCTGACACATTGGGGTATTTATCAACCCGTCTACACCCGTTTTCTGGCATCAGTTATAATGCAAACCTACGTTAGTCGCTGACTAGTGCATGGGCTGGACTTTCTTGATCCCTGCACCTGTCGGGCCTTGTATTAAGACTAACATACAATCCACCAGTCCTAAGAAATCTGCCCCGTTGTGTCTGGAGTCTTATTGGTGATGTTTATGCTTTTGCTTCCACCTGATTTCTTGTCTTGGCAGGTAAATATGCCCTGCGCCCGGGCCGGCTCTGCTGCTACCATGCTAGTGTTATCTGAATGACCTTTGTGAGGGATCTGCAGGGAAATGTCATATACAGGAGCAAGAGCGCAGCGTGCCAGGAAAGAGGCAGTTATCAAATTCTTGTTATTGGACTAATTCTTGTTATTTGGCCGCAGGTTATGGTGGCCAAACAGAGGGAAGGGAAGATGAAGATGGGAGGAAGAGACAATTGATACAACAGGGGCATGGAAGTGGGTGAGGATATGTCGGGCAACAACATGTGGGCGAGAATGAGTCTGGCGGGAAGATGAGGGTGAGAATATGCCGGGTGACAACATCTGGGTGAGAATGTGCCAGGTGATGACATGAGATTGAGAATGTTCTGGGTGACGACATAAGGGTGAAAATGTGCCGGGTGACAACATTAGGGTGAGTATGTGCTGGGTGACGACATCTGGCTGAGAATGTGCCGTGTGCCAACATTTGGATGAAGATGTGCCGTGTCACAACATGAGGGTGAGAAGGTTCTGGATGATGAAATGAGGGTGAGACTGAGCCGGGTGACAACATATTGGTGAAAATCTGATGAGTGACATGTGGGTGAAGATGTGCCGGGTGACAACATGAGGATGAGAATATACTGGGTGTCGACATGAGGATGAGAATGTTCTGAGTGATGAAATGAGGGTGAGAATGTGCCGAGTGACAACATCTGGGTGAGAATGCGCCAGGTGACAACGTCTGGGTGAAGATGTGCTGGATGACAACATCTGGGTGAAGATGTGCTGGGTGACCACATCTGAGTGAGAATGTGCTGGGCGATAACATCTGTATGAAGATGCGCCATGTGACAACATGAGGGTGAGAATATGCTGGGTGACAACATGAAGGTGAGAATGTTCTGGGTGATGAAATGAGGATGAGAATGAGCCGGGTGACAACATCTGAATGAGAATGCGGCAAATGACATCTGGGTGAAAATGTGTCGGGTGACAACATCTGGGTGAGGATGTGCCGGGTGACAACATCCGAGTTAGAATGCGCCAAGTGACAACATCTGGATGAAGATGTGCCATGTAACAACATGAGGATGAGAATATGCTGGGTGACGAGATGAAGGTAAGAATGTTCTGGGTGATGAAATGAGGGCGAGAATGAGCCAGGTGACAACATCTTGGTGAGAATGTGCCGAGTGACAACATCTGGGTGAAGATGTGTCGGGTGACAACATTTGGGTGAGAATGTGCCGGGTAACAACATTTGGGTGAGAATGTCCGTTGTCGGAAGGGTGTTAGAGTTGAAAAAGACTGCAGGCTGCGAGGTGCTGCAGGCCGGGGTAAGCTCTTCTTGGGGTGATGGCGAGCTGTGTGACATGGAGGCCAAAGTATCCACTCACCGCACAGAACCCCGGCAGCATGAAATGGTTCAGTCTCAGAAACCTGGAGGAAAATCTGAGGGGCACTGGAGGAGCTGACAGAACCAGCCCAAGACCTGGGGCACAAAAGCCTGGCTTAGATACCCCACACCATTAATGTGTTTCCCCCCTCTAATGTTATATATTAACCAGAAAATAACTAAATATAAAAGTTTGTACCCCCAGAACGGCAACACCCCTAAGACTATGACTATTAGGACTGCGGCATCCCCAGGACTATGACTATTAGGACTGCGGCACCCTCAGGACTGCGGCACCCCAATAGAACCGTCACATGGAGGACACTTCTGGCTTTGAAACTGATCCAACAACAGGAAAAAGTCacagaaaaagacaaaaaatacaaaactccTGGGAATTCATTAGAATTTTTTACCACTTTTTAGCATCAAAATATTAACACAATTTGCAACTTAAACAGTCACTTTTTGGGCACAAAATGGCAGAGGGTGAGGTCTTCATAAAGTCCCCCACAATCCCtgctgtgtgtgtggggaagggCCTCGGTCCGACGGCGCACTACTGTAGTCAGCAGGTAGAATAAATTCTGGAGGAAATCCTGCTGCAGCCTGCAAGAGATCCATTACATGCCAGTGACCCTGTCCAGTGCTACACGGGGTTAAATCTGCAGGGTTTATAGCTGGACTACAAGTACCTGCTGACTCCGCGCCCTCCTGCAACTTCTGCCATTTTCTGAAGAATGCGAAATATACAAAGGAATAACTGGTCATGGGCGCTGCTGTCAATCCTGACATGGGGGGTGAATACTTATGCATCGGAACAATCTCTTACATCTGGAGAAGGCACCAGGACGCTTCAGTCATCTTACCTGTACAAACTGTTCAATGGCTCCCGCATCTAAGCAGGTGTAGTTCTGGAGGAACCCTAACTTGGCCAGCTGGAACTTGTCTCTGGAGTTTGCTTCGGCTTGCTTCTCCAGCAGCTggaacatcatggcgcccagaaagagGTACATGAAATATCCCAAGGACAAGGCGACCGCCAGCATGGTCTGCCGGCTGCACCAGAAGAGCTGAGACATGGCTGCAGACCAGTCACCGATATGGTAGATGAAGAGCTAGAGAGACATCCCTCCACCGAGATCCCACACACAAGTCCTAATGGATCTGCTACCTCTTCATCCTGAGGCTCCTCATGAGGAGTGGTCATGGAACCCAAGAAGATCCTCCAAGACGTTCTTTAAGGTCTGACCATGAAGCATTGTGAGCAGGTCTTGTGGTGCCGGCCGCTGTCCTCTTCTGCTTGCCTGGATTCAAGAGTGTCCTACTGATAATGGGGAGATTCATCTGGCCGGGAGATAAGAGACCTCCTACAGCACCACTCAGTGAGCGCCAGGAAGGAAGCCGGTTAATATTTACCTACAAAATGTCCAGGCTTATAGATGACACTCCATAGATAACGGGGTCCTCCACCCGCTGCTTGACATTTCAGCTTTAGAAGGGAATTGTAACTATAAGAGGGCAGCAACGTCTCCGAGAGCAAAGGGCAAGGTCGGGTCTAACCTCAAAATATATGGACCAGATCTAGCGTTATTTACATCTCAACATGTAACCAAGATGGTGCTGGGGGTCAATCTCCACTCCATTACCAATAAAACCTGAGTGTACTGAATATGTTCACCACTAGATGGTGCTGTAGTGCATCCTACTATATATACTTTGCGCTTCCTGTGGTATAGAGATCTTTCTTCTGAACACCGCTCCGTGTGGTCGGGAGTGGTATTACAGATGACCAGAGAGCACAgtgtggtcaggagtggtataACTGAGGTTCAGAGCGCTCCGTGTGCTCAGGAATGGTATTACAGAAGACCAGAGCGCTCtatgtggtcaggagtggtattactGGTGTCCAGAGTGCTCCAATCCTATAATAATCTGGATGTCTCTTGGCCACATCTGACACTACAGCCGGTGATCACTCCTCTTCTCATCCACCACCCTACACCCCAGGGAGCGGCTGCCTCGTCTTCCTCCACGGTCCTGCTGGTTGGATCTTTTGGTCACTATACAGCAGTGTCCAGACAGTGACCATGGCCAGAAGATGACACCAGTTTGTTGAGCTTCACCCGCTCCAGGCTCCTGTCCCGATTCGTTGCTGTTGACTTCTGCTTGTTCCTACACTTGTCTTGTCCTCTGAATTGTCTTGCTGGTAGATGTTGTCCGACACCTGGCTCTGACCACTTTTGGCTCGTCATACCTGTTCCACTGACCGCTGGGTCAGTTTAGGACTATGCTGCTTCTGTATCAAAAATACTGCTGCCAACTAGTGTCTATTCTGGGGACTGCAACCTgggaaactgcagaaaaatccaaACTGCAAAAAGGTTGTAAATGAGAGAACCCCCAGAGATCTAGTCAGTGCCCAAAGGGTTACAGGCTTAGtggatcccccctcccccatactctACCGCCTGAAGCTGTAATGTCACCCCCGTCCTCCTGGTGATGTTATAGAGCCACTACTCTACTGCTTGAAGCTGTAGGAATACAAGCAATGCCACACAGACTACTGCTACACCAACTCCTCTATCATTCAGATGGGCAGGACAACACCGCCATCAAGTGGTAGACACGCTTACTGCACTTACCATGGGCTCTATACAGCCAGTCACACAGATaagacgccccctcccctcctccaacTGACAACAATGAAGTTTCCATAAAGTTTATTACAAAGGACATTAAAAATCTGTTGTACAAAATACATAAATGTACAATTCAGAGACACAACGGCGCCCCCAAGAGGTGACAACGCCAATATGGGTTAGTCCAGTTCTGGATCATCAGGTATGACAGGTTGTCAGCTCCTCCCCCGCACCTCGGCTGTAGTTTTAGGGGGGCAGAGAACGTAGCTGACAACGACAGGTACCATAACAATGGCTCACGCACACTCACAGAGATCCAGCTGTGATAGGAGGGGCTGGTTTAGGACCCTCTGATGCCTCTGCTGTATGGAGATGCCGCGACGAGGACTCTCTGATATCTCTGCTATATGGCAGTGCCAGTGACCCTGATGTCCCTGCATATGTGGGTGCAGGGGAAAAGGACTCTCTGATGTCACTGCTATATGGCAGGGTAACGACGAGAACTCTCTGATGTCTCTTCTATATGGTGGTGCCGGTGACGAGGACCCTGATGTCCCTGCATATGGAGGTGCAGGGGACAAGATCTCTCTGCTATACAGAGGTGCCAGTGACAAGGACTCTGATGTGTCCGCAATATGGCGGTGCCAGTGACTCTCTGATGTCTCTGCTATATAGCGGGGCAGCGACGAGGACTCTTTGATGTCTCTGCTATATGGCGGTGCCAAGGACCCTGATGTCCCTGCAAATAGAGGTGCAGGGGACAAGATCTCTCTAATGTCACGGCTATATGGCGGTGACGAGGACTCTGATGTTTCTGCATATGGCAATGCAGGGGACGAGAACTCTCTGATGTCTCTGCTATACGGAGGTGCCAGTGACAAGGACTCTCTGATGTGTCCACAATACGGCAATGCCAGTGACACTCTGATGTCTCTGCTATATGGCGGGGCAGCGACAAGGACTCTCTGATGTCACTGCTATATGGTGGTGCCAGTGACAAGGACTCTCTGATGTGTCCGCTATATGGTGGTGCTGGTGATGAGGACTCTCTGATGTCTCTGCTATATGTCGGTGCCGGTGACAAGGACTCTGATGTCTCTGCATATGGCGGTGCCGGTTACGAGGACTCTCTGATTTTTCTGCTATATGGCGGTGCCGATGACAAGGACTCTAAGGTCTTCATGGGAATGATGACAAGGACTCTGATGTCTCTGCTATATGCCGGTGACGAGGACTCTCTGATGTCTCTGCATATGGCGGTGACGAGGACTCTCTGATGTTTCTGCtatatggaggtgccagtgacAAGGACTCTGATGTCTCTGCATATGGCGGTGCCAGGGATGAGGACTCTCTTAGGTCTCTGCtatatggaggtgccagtgacAAGGACTCTGATGTCTTCATGGGAATGATGACAAGGACTCTGAtgtctctgtatatggcggtgcAGGTTACGAGGACTCTCTGATGTCTCTGCATATGGCGGTGACGAGGACTCTCTGATGTTTCTGCTATATGCTGCGGACGAGGACTCACTGACGCCCAGATCCTGCAGATGACAGTGACACATGAGTGTTAATGGTGACACAATCCACGGACCTCTTCTATGTACAGTCACAGAGCAGGTGGCACCGCTGACTCCGCCCACATGTCAATAAAGATTGGATAGCGCCATCTATCAGTCACAGCTCTCCTCACACATCTGACTTAGTCATTCACTGCCTAGAAAAAGTTATTAGTGCTGCAGCTcctaaatgcagctctggagtctacaACGTAAGAGAACAACAGAACTGGtaatgcagctctagatgtgacaagTGTAGAAGATCTGACACATCGGTAaaactgtgaatgcagctctggatgtgaaggGCACAAAAGATATGATGTAATTTTAAAGTTGCACATGCAGCTCTATCGGTGACTTGAGCATATGATTGTGACTGTAACATAAAATATGATGAATAGTAGAATtattactgcagctctggatgtgactgtagtagatatcataatgtaacagcagaattggGAATGCAGATTTGGATGTTACTAATGCTGATCAAATATACCATGTGTGGCTGTGACTAGAGTATGGAACATGATGTCTCAACAcaacagctttggatgtgactggagagtGGGCACCTGATGGGAATTCAGGCCAGTACACCACAAGGAGATGTATCCCGAGCTCCGGAGAAGTCGC is part of the Leptodactylus fuscus isolate aLepFus1 chromosome 3, aLepFus1.hap2, whole genome shotgun sequence genome and encodes:
- the LOC142196884 gene encoding potassium channel subfamily K member 16-like; the encoded protein is MSQLFWCSRQTMLAVALSLGYFMYLFLGAMMFQLLEKQAEANSRDKFQLAKLGFLQNYTCLDAGAIEQFVQIIMEAWEKGLNPKGNATNPSNWDFSNSFFFAGTVITTIGYGNLYPSTMAGQVFCVFYALFGIPLNVAFLNQIGKGLNTHLLALGRCTQEPEGSGVMKMVVMGLFLTTGSLLFLVFPPMIFSYVEGWSYGEGFYFAFITLSTIGFGDYVLGTDPNKHYISIYRSLAALWIIFGLAWLAMVFNLVAEMVEKVIHPRMHRTHIIQEEAAVQKTEEHSVQRRVQI